From a region of the Sporanaerobacter acetigenes DSM 13106 genome:
- a CDS encoding GNAT family N-acetyltransferase has translation MKGLIILEFRKAVESDIDSIMNIIRQAQEHFKERGIDQWQNNYPNLETILMDIKNENGYVLLEDDTIIGTASVSFHGEKTYEHIYNGKWISNNEYVVVHRMAIDPKYKRQGLATAIMEKVEEICLDKGVHSIKVDTHEENLAMQKLLKKNKFEYCGIIYLEDGNERIAFEKIL, from the coding sequence ATGAAAGGATTGATAATATTGGAATTTCGGAAAGCTGTTGAATCAGATATTGATAGCATAATGAATATTATTAGACAGGCACAAGAACATTTCAAAGAACGGGGAATTGATCAATGGCAAAACAACTATCCCAATTTAGAAACCATACTTATGGACATTAAAAATGAAAATGGATATGTTTTGTTGGAGGACGATACCATAATTGGAACTGCATCAGTCTCTTTTCATGGAGAAAAGACTTATGAGCATATTTATAATGGCAAATGGATTAGCAACAATGAATATGTAGTTGTTCACAGGATGGCTATTGATCCAAAATATAAAAGGCAAGGACTTGCAACTGCAATTATGGAAAAAGTAGAGGAAATATGTTTAGATAAGGGTGTACACAGTATCAAAGTGGATACTCATGAAGAAAATTTGGCTATGCAGAAATTACTTAAGAAAAACAAATTTGAGTACTGTGGGATAATTTATTTAGAGGATGGAAACGAAAGAATAGCTTTTGAAAAAATTCTATAA
- a CDS encoding ABC transporter ATP-binding protein, with amino-acid sequence MFKRIKLLIDAESYKEIKKASFLLIADGIFHGFNYGMLFFTLLNLVNGTLTSNKVLKYTIIMIAASLIRYFLLNKGYTKVQISGSKAIKNLRIRMGDYIRDINMGFFNKNNIGELTNIMTNDLRDFEQWITHMIPTSSKLLVLLIYLTITIIAIQPKLGLIQIGIIAVCLPLIGFCSDAIKKTGYMSKKVRARMLSRVIEYVKGMECFKSFNLVGESFKNLKNSLLDLKKESIRLELNAAKYVMPMTIIINISFPIVMAIGVNDFIRGSIDAENLMMFVIMSLALTNIMRGFIKIYAESRYFSLSCDKLLSIIETPQISHDLEKYNFKNYDIEFKNVDFEYIEGKQVLKNISFLAKENQRTALVGESGSGKSTVLNLITRFWDAGSGEITIGGLDVKKLYVDELLRHISMVFQDVYLLQDTIYENIRMGNENVSKEDVVNAAKLANCHDFIMKLPEGYDTVIQEGGESLSGGEKQRISIARAILKDAPIVLLDEATASLDADNEYEIQNAIKKITKDKTVLVIAHRLNTIKDSDQILVFEDGNIIEGGSHDELIVKGGKYSGMYKSMCEAKEWQI; translated from the coding sequence ATGTTTAAAAGAATAAAACTGCTAATTGATGCTGAAAGTTATAAGGAAATCAAGAAAGCTTCATTCTTGCTTATAGCTGATGGGATATTCCATGGTTTTAATTATGGTATGCTTTTTTTTACTTTATTGAATTTAGTAAATGGAACTTTGACGAGTAATAAAGTATTGAAATATACAATTATAATGATTGCAGCTTCTTTAATAAGGTACTTTCTCCTTAATAAAGGATATACTAAAGTGCAGATTTCCGGTTCTAAAGCTATTAAAAATCTTCGAATAAGAATGGGGGATTATATTAGGGATATCAATATGGGTTTCTTTAATAAAAATAACATTGGTGAGCTAACAAATATAATGACAAATGACCTTAGAGATTTTGAACAGTGGATAACTCATATGATTCCTACTAGCAGTAAACTATTAGTGTTATTAATTTATTTAACCATAACAATTATAGCCATTCAACCAAAACTAGGGCTTATTCAGATTGGAATAATTGCTGTGTGTCTTCCTCTTATTGGTTTTTGTAGTGATGCTATAAAGAAAACTGGTTATATGTCTAAGAAGGTTCGAGCAAGAATGTTGTCTCGTGTTATAGAATATGTAAAGGGTATGGAATGTTTTAAGAGTTTTAATCTTGTAGGTGAAAGCTTTAAAAATTTGAAAAACAGCTTATTAGACTTAAAAAAGGAGTCTATCAGACTTGAACTTAATGCAGCTAAGTATGTAATGCCTATGACTATAATAATCAATATCAGTTTTCCTATAGTGATGGCAATTGGGGTAAATGATTTTATAAGAGGCAGTATTGATGCTGAAAATTTGATGATGTTCGTGATTATGTCACTTGCACTTACTAATATAATGAGAGGATTTATTAAAATATATGCAGAATCAAGATATTTTTCACTTTCTTGTGATAAACTTCTTTCAATTATTGAAACTCCACAGATTTCTCATGATTTAGAAAAATATAATTTTAAAAATTATGATATAGAATTTAAAAATGTAGATTTTGAATATATAGAAGGAAAACAGGTACTTAAAAATATTTCATTTTTGGCTAAGGAAAATCAGAGAACTGCACTTGTAGGAGAAAGCGGTAGTGGAAAGTCAACGGTTTTAAATTTGATTACGAGATTTTGGGATGCTGGATCTGGGGAAATAACCATAGGTGGACTTGATGTAAAAAAACTATATGTTGACGAGCTATTAAGGCATATTAGCATGGTGTTTCAGGATGTATATCTTCTTCAAGATACTATATATGAAAATATTAGAATGGGAAACGAAAATGTAAGCAAGGAAGATGTTGTAAATGCTGCTAAACTTGCAAATTGTCATGATTTTATAATGAAGTTGCCTGAAGGATATGATACTGTTATTCAGGAAGGTGGCGAGAGTCTTTCGGGAGGAGAAAAGCAGAGGATTTCAATAGCAAGAGCTATTCTTAAGGATGCACCAATAGTTTTACTTGACGAGGCTACAGCTTCCCTTGATGCAGACAATGAATATGAAATTCAGAATGCAATCAAGAAGATAACAAAAGATAAAACTGTTTTAGTTATAGCTCATAGATTGAATACTATAAAGGATTCAGATCAAATATTAGTATTTGAAGATGGCAATATTATCGAAGGTGGTTCTCATGATGAATTGATAGTGAAAGGTGGAAAGTATTCAGGAATGTATAAAAGCATGTGTGAAGCTAAGGAATGGCAGATTTAG
- a CDS encoding flavodoxin family protein, giving the protein MKILLAYSSRTGNTKKVAEGVYEVLPDNSYMVPIDEGIDPNKFDLIIVGFWVDKGMADEKAKKYMEQIKGKKVAVIGTLGAYPDSDHAKKTMIRVRELLERENEVVAEFLCQGKVDPKLIERFKDLPPDHPHGMTEERRKRHEEASKHPNEDDIREAQEIFKNLIKSLEKGEEKCN; this is encoded by the coding sequence ATGAAGATTTTATTAGCATATTCAAGTAGAACAGGAAATACAAAAAAAGTAGCAGAAGGGGTATATGAAGTATTACCAGATAATAGTTATATGGTTCCTATAGATGAAGGCATAGATCCCAATAAATTTGATTTAATAATAGTAGGTTTTTGGGTTGATAAAGGTATGGCTGATGAAAAAGCAAAAAAATACATGGAACAAATAAAAGGTAAAAAGGTAGCTGTAATTGGCACATTAGGTGCTTATCCTGATTCAGATCATGCTAAAAAAACAATGATTAGAGTAAGGGAATTGTTAGAAAGGGAAAATGAAGTTGTGGCAGAGTTTTTATGTCAAGGAAAAGTTGACCCTAAATTAATTGAAAGATTTAAGGATTTGCCACCAGATCATCCTCATGGAATGACAGAAGAGAGAAGGAAAAGACATGAAGAGGCAAGTAAACATCCAAATGAGGATGATATAAGAGAAGCTCAAGAAATATTTAAAAATCTAATAAAGTCTTTGGAAAAAGGTGAAGAAAAATGCAATTAG
- a CDS encoding helix-turn-helix transcriptional regulator, with the protein MELFFLEEKLIDKINLGYKKDALYSYEELFNYFSTYDLGNGCPIRSIKNHLVLLTQCLYENFCKDIICKYNLYQKRNAFVLNFEKSESIDELYRIGKEMILYYSNTAIEKCICVNNPIVKEALNYIHSHIDEDLSLEKIAKEIHISKNHLSCLFRQCTGYSFSNYINHIKIETSKTLLKNSKKSILEIAIECGFNSESYFCSTFKKLIGVTPTEYRNHS; encoded by the coding sequence TTGGAACTGTTTTTCTTAGAAGAAAAATTAATTGATAAAATAAATTTAGGTTATAAAAAAGATGCTCTTTATTCTTATGAAGAATTATTCAATTACTTTTCTACATATGATCTAGGAAATGGTTGCCCTATAAGATCTATAAAAAATCATCTTGTATTGCTTACTCAATGTCTATATGAAAACTTTTGTAAAGATATAATATGTAAATATAATCTGTACCAAAAAAGAAATGCTTTTGTATTAAATTTTGAAAAAAGTGAATCCATAGATGAATTATATAGAATTGGCAAAGAAATGATACTATACTATTCCAATACTGCCATAGAAAAATGTATATGTGTCAATAACCCAATAGTCAAAGAAGCCCTAAATTATATACATAGTCATATTGATGAAGATTTAAGCCTAGAAAAAATCGCAAAGGAAATTCATATAAGTAAAAATCATCTTTCTTGTCTTTTCCGACAATGTACTGGATATTCTTTTTCAAATTATATTAACCACATCAAAATTGAAACAAGTAAAACTTTGTTGAAAAATTCAAAAAAATCCATACTAGAAATAGCTATTGAATGTGGTTTCAATAGTGAAAGTTATTTTTGTTCTACTTTTAAGAAATTAATTGGAGTTACCCCTACTGAATACAGGAATCATTCATAA
- a CDS encoding radical SAM protein — protein MQLEQNRYKMRLKSHHDSSENFKYLIKGSKTLSKQLNENYKKNKKGAIYVHVPFCKKICTFCNMRRNLMSPPPDYADLVVKQIENYSKFKYITDSKYDAVYFGGGTPTALDSGDLRKILRAIRNYLPLTEDCEITIETTISELSDDKIGMFYEEGVNRFSIGVQTFSDNGRAVLGRIGKKEVAIERINKLKEIGFSNVNIDIIYNYPEETLDEAIEDINTVIDLDLAGFSFYSLIINEKATLGKIIGDSKDFYERNFEREKMFFNGISKEALKNGFKFLELTKIVKPDRDKYKYIVRRHNGEDTLPIGAGAGGYIGNTLVMNSLKMDSFREEVKNIENISGMEVNSYYDLIKMVVGQVQMANIDLNTIEDDKNREIVKNFIKELEKEDFVEKVDDKYNLTTRGVFWGNNISNEISSLLIRNIFSSLNNTSKL, from the coding sequence ATGCAATTAGAACAAAATAGATATAAAATGAGATTAAAATCTCATCATGATTCTAGTGAAAATTTCAAATATTTGATTAAGGGAAGTAAAACTTTAAGCAAACAGTTAAATGAAAATTATAAGAAAAATAAAAAGGGTGCAATATATGTTCATGTACCCTTTTGTAAGAAAATATGTACATTTTGCAATATGAGAAGAAATTTAATGTCACCTCCACCTGATTATGCTGATTTAGTAGTAAAACAAATTGAGAATTATAGCAAGTTCAAATATATTACAGATAGTAAATATGATGCTGTGTATTTCGGAGGCGGAACGCCAACTGCCTTGGATAGTGGAGATTTAAGAAAGATACTTAGGGCTATAAGAAATTATCTTCCATTAACTGAAGATTGTGAGATAACTATTGAGACTACTATATCTGAGCTTTCAGATGATAAGATAGGAATGTTTTATGAAGAAGGAGTAAATAGATTTAGTATAGGTGTTCAGACCTTTTCTGACAATGGTAGGGCTGTATTGGGTAGGATTGGTAAAAAAGAAGTGGCTATAGAAAGAATAAATAAGCTAAAAGAAATTGGTTTTTCAAATGTAAATATAGATATTATATACAATTATCCAGAGGAAACTTTAGATGAGGCTATAGAAGATATAAATACAGTTATAGATTTAGATTTAGCAGGATTTTCTTTCTATTCTTTAATTATAAATGAAAAAGCTACATTAGGTAAAATAATTGGAGATTCTAAGGATTTTTATGAAAGAAATTTTGAAAGAGAAAAGATGTTTTTTAATGGAATTTCAAAGGAAGCTTTAAAAAATGGTTTCAAATTTTTAGAGTTAACCAAGATAGTTAAGCCAGATAGAGATAAATACAAATATATAGTTAGAAGACATAATGGGGAAGATACACTACCTATAGGAGCAGGGGCAGGAGGTTATATTGGCAATACTCTTGTAATGAATTCTCTTAAAATGGATAGTTTTCGCGAAGAAGTAAAAAATATAGAGAATATAAGTGGTATGGAAGTAAATTCTTATTATGATTTAATAAAAATGGTAGTTGGACAAGTTCAAATGGCCAATATAGATTTAAATACAATTGAGGATGATAAGAACAGGGAGATTGTTAAGAACTTTATTAAAGAATTAGAAAAAGAAGATTTTGTTGAAAAGGTAGATGATAAATACAATTTAACAACAAGAGGAGTTTTTTGGGGGAACAATATATCCAATGAAATATCAAGTTTGTTAATTAGAAATATATTTAGTTCTTTAAATAATACCTCAAAATTATAA
- a CDS encoding FecCD family ABC transporter permease — translation MKKVSIIIISILIFIGVLVLSIGLGSVSIPVREIIEFIFNEGDIINKSIIMDIRLPRVLIAVIVGANLATSGALLQSVMQNPLADPGIIGVSSGASLAAISVMLLKPEYTYLVPLFAFLGGIFATFLIYILAWKDGIKPVRIILSGVAINAMLGGATSLISVLNSDKIQGVIMWVNGSVSGRSWNDLKMILPYSIVGLLLSFFCIRPANVLLLGDEKAVNLGLNVNRSRILLSILAAFLAGISTSVVGIIGFIGLIIPHISRLLIGSDYKYLLPFSMIGGATMLLLADTFARTIAKPIELPVGTIMAVIGGPFFLYLLRKGGK, via the coding sequence ATGAAGAAAGTATCAATTATTATTATTTCTATTTTGATTTTTATCGGGGTATTAGTTCTTTCAATTGGATTAGGTAGTGTAAGCATTCCTGTAAGAGAAATAATTGAGTTTATTTTTAATGAAGGTGACATAATTAATAAATCTATAATAATGGATATTAGATTGCCAAGGGTTTTGATAGCGGTAATTGTAGGTGCAAATTTGGCTACCTCAGGTGCACTTTTGCAGTCAGTGATGCAAAATCCTTTGGCAGATCCAGGGATTATAGGTGTTTCTTCAGGGGCAAGTTTAGCTGCCATTAGTGTAATGTTACTAAAGCCCGAATACACTTATTTGGTGCCTTTGTTTGCTTTTTTAGGAGGAATATTTGCAACTTTTCTAATATATATTTTGGCATGGAAGGATGGAATAAAGCCCGTGAGGATTATTTTATCTGGAGTTGCTATAAATGCAATGCTAGGTGGGGCTACTTCCCTAATTTCAGTATTAAACAGCGACAAAATACAAGGAGTTATTATGTGGGTAAATGGGAGTGTTTCTGGTAGAAGTTGGAATGACTTAAAGATGATATTACCTTATAGTATTGTTGGATTATTGCTATCGTTTTTCTGTATTAGACCAGCAAATGTGCTTCTTTTGGGAGATGAGAAGGCGGTAAATCTAGGTTTAAATGTAAATAGAAGTAGGATATTGCTTTCTATACTTGCCGCTTTTTTAGCGGGAATATCTACTTCTGTTGTTGGGATAATTGGTTTTATTGGACTTATAATACCTCACATAAGTAGATTGTTAATTGGTTCAGATTATAAATATCTATTACCTTTTAGTATGATTGGCGGTGCAACAATGTTACTTTTAGCTGATACTTTTGCAAGAACTATTGCTAAACCTATAGAATTGCCAGTTGGAACCATAATGGCAGTAATAGGTGGGCCTTTCTTTTTATATTTATTGAGGAAAGGAGGAAAGTAA
- a CDS encoding energy-coupling factor transporter transmembrane component T family protein, translating into MAKYKINPLVILLLNILFPFALMFSSSIEALMICFGMAAFFLIYFGRYKRLLKFTLWLGIFYIVYLFLLNCSGNNTAMMAAMFVYVFMKCFPLMMLASILFYDYNTSEILSALQSLNLNREVMLGITVALRYFPTFKKEFKIMKECMKMRGISPTIRHPLKTLEYFLVPQLFRCSLLSDELTAAGLTKGIDNKGKRTSIFNVRFKRGDVLLSFLSLICIIFVIVWGDSIGSVF; encoded by the coding sequence ATGGCTAAATACAAAATAAACCCACTGGTAATATTGCTTTTAAATATACTATTTCCTTTTGCATTGATGTTCAGTTCATCTATTGAAGCACTGATGATATGTTTTGGAATGGCCGCGTTCTTTTTGATTTATTTTGGGAGATATAAAAGGCTTTTGAAGTTTACTTTATGGTTAGGGATTTTTTATATTGTTTATTTATTTTTGTTAAATTGTTCTGGAAACAATACGGCAATGATGGCGGCGATGTTTGTATATGTATTTATGAAGTGTTTTCCACTTATGATGCTTGCATCAATACTTTTTTATGATTATAATACGAGTGAAATTTTATCTGCACTTCAATCATTGAATTTAAATAGAGAAGTAATGCTTGGAATAACTGTTGCTCTGAGATATTTTCCCACATTTAAAAAGGAATTTAAGATAATGAAAGAGTGCATGAAGATGAGAGGGATTTCTCCGACAATAAGGCATCCATTAAAGACTTTGGAATATTTTTTAGTTCCGCAGCTTTTTCGATGTTCTCTTCTTTCTGATGAATTGACTGCAGCAGGACTTACAAAAGGAATTGATAATAAGGGAAAGCGAACTAGTATATTCAATGTTAGATTTAAAAGGGGAGATGTTTTACTATCGTTTTTATCATTAATATGCATAATTTTTGTTATTGTTTGGGGTGATAGTATTGGTAGTGTTTTCTAA
- a CDS encoding ABC transporter ATP-binding protein, with protein MEVVKISNLQLGYEKKTVVRNFTTNIEKGEIVSIIGPNGSGKSTILKSLVKLLKIQEGMVHIGKNSITNMSNKEVSQNLSILLQHNTSPSDISVRDLIYYGRLPHKKWYQSKDIDDEQIIDWAIENANLKELQYKKINCLSGGERQRVWLAVALAQEPKVLLLDEPTTYLDISYQLELLELVKKLNQNLNMTVIMVLHDLNQAAKYSDRIIVLKKGQIVGNGSPREIFTKELLREVYNVEAKIYYDDLDHYPVIIPKKVI; from the coding sequence ATGGAAGTTGTTAAGATATCTAATTTACAATTAGGATATGAGAAAAAGACAGTTGTTAGAAATTTTACAACTAATATAGAAAAAGGTGAAATTGTTTCTATAATAGGACCAAATGGTTCAGGAAAATCAACTATTTTAAAATCCCTTGTAAAATTATTAAAAATTCAAGAAGGGATGGTTCATATAGGCAAAAATAGTATTACAAATATGAGTAATAAAGAAGTGTCTCAGAATCTTTCAATACTTCTTCAACATAATACTTCACCATCTGATATTAGTGTAAGGGATTTAATATATTATGGTCGACTTCCTCATAAGAAATGGTATCAAAGCAAGGATATTGATGATGAACAGATAATCGATTGGGCTATAGAGAATGCTAATTTAAAAGAACTACAATACAAAAAGATCAATTGCCTTTCTGGAGGAGAAAGACAAAGAGTATGGTTGGCAGTAGCTTTAGCCCAAGAACCAAAGGTTTTATTATTAGATGAACCAACTACTTATTTAGATATTTCTTATCAATTAGAATTACTGGAATTAGTAAAAAAGTTAAATCAGAATCTAAATATGACCGTTATAATGGTACTTCATGATTTAAATCAAGCAGCAAAATATAGCGATAGAATTATAGTATTGAAAAAAGGGCAGATTGTTGGGAATGGTAGTCCAAGGGAGATATTTACAAAGGAATTACTTAGAGAAGTATATAATGTGGAAGCAAAAATTTATTATGATGATTTGGATCATTATCCAGTAATAATACCTAAAAAAGTTATTTAA
- a CDS encoding ABC transporter ATP-binding protein, with protein MGDLKKNVRFILDKSGRQKYKMLISVVSTVLSSIFGLAPYALIYKIVMLLTSGIGDVSRIKVYVYYTIIAIALNIIFTLLGLSFSHIAAFSILYEIRMKALNHLGKLNMGFFRKHTSGEIKKAIDEDVEKLELFIAHQIPDLAESIAIPIIIIVYLLILNWKLALTLFIPLILSFAMQTWIYRGYDAYMDDFNRIKTNLNSVIVQYIHGINLFKAFNLTAKSFKKYRDATEDYFNIWKRITHLTVPGYARGMVVIDSGLLFIIPIGGYMFLTNGLSLSSFVVFLLLSSVFLTSFQKLTELGANFAMLICGAENVRKIMETKPQDNFGEISMANTYGKIQFENVNFKYEDEYVLKNFSLNVEPNSTIALVGPSGSGKTTAGMLVGRFWDVDEGKILIDGKDIKEYKQESLMENTAFVFQDVFMLNDTVYNNILMGMDRTEEEVIEAAKKAQIHDFIMSLEDGYQTVVGENTGIKLSGGEKQRISIARAILKDVKIVVLDEVTSYSDIENEKKIQDALKNLLKNKTAIIIAHRLYTIKNVDKIVVLDEGRIVEQGKHEDLINRNGLYNRLWNIGMEG; from the coding sequence ATGGGGGATTTAAAGAAAAATGTCCGATTTATCCTAGATAAATCGGGCAGACAAAAATATAAGATGTTGATATCTGTTGTATCAACTGTTTTATCTTCAATTTTTGGTTTGGCTCCTTATGCATTAATCTATAAGATAGTCATGCTTTTAACTTCTGGTATTGGGGATGTATCTAGAATTAAAGTTTATGTTTATTATACGATAATAGCCATTGCTTTAAATATTATATTTACGCTTTTAGGACTTTCTTTTTCTCATATTGCAGCTTTTTCAATACTCTATGAAATTAGAATGAAGGCATTAAATCATCTTGGGAAGTTAAATATGGGGTTTTTCAGGAAACATACTTCAGGAGAGATAAAAAAAGCTATTGATGAGGATGTTGAAAAACTGGAATTGTTTATCGCTCATCAGATTCCTGATTTGGCAGAATCAATAGCGATTCCTATTATCATTATAGTATATTTACTTATACTTAACTGGAAGTTAGCTTTGACACTTTTTATTCCGCTGATATTGTCCTTTGCCATGCAGACATGGATTTACCGAGGTTATGATGCTTATATGGATGATTTCAATAGAATAAAAACGAACCTTAACTCTGTAATAGTACAGTATATTCATGGTATAAATCTTTTTAAAGCCTTTAATTTAACGGCCAAATCATTTAAGAAATATAGGGATGCAACAGAGGATTATTTTAATATTTGGAAGAGAATCACCCATTTAACTGTACCAGGTTATGCTCGTGGTATGGTTGTGATTGATTCTGGGTTGCTTTTTATAATTCCAATAGGTGGTTATATGTTTTTGACAAATGGATTAAGTCTTTCTAGCTTTGTTGTGTTTTTACTTTTAAGTTCCGTATTTTTAACTTCTTTTCAAAAGCTTACGGAATTAGGAGCAAATTTTGCAATGCTAATATGTGGTGCTGAAAATGTCAGAAAAATAATGGAAACAAAACCGCAAGATAATTTTGGTGAGATTTCCATGGCAAATACATATGGGAAAATACAATTTGAAAATGTCAATTTCAAATATGAAGATGAGTATGTGTTAAAGAATTTTTCTCTTAATGTTGAACCTAATTCTACGATTGCGTTGGTTGGTCCTTCTGGAAGTGGAAAGACAACGGCAGGTATGCTAGTTGGACGATTTTGGGATGTAGATGAAGGGAAAATATTGATTGATGGTAAAGATATAAAAGAATACAAACAGGAAAGTCTTATGGAAAATACCGCTTTTGTTTTTCAGGATGTTTTTATGCTAAATGATACTGTTTATAATAATATTTTGATGGGAATGGATAGGACAGAAGAGGAAGTAATAGAGGCGGCTAAAAAGGCTCAAATTCATGATTTCATAATGTCTCTTGAAGATGGCTATCAAACTGTAGTTGGAGAAAACACAGGGATAAAACTATCTGGTGGAGAGAAACAGAGGATTTCCATTGCAAGGGCAATTTTGAAAGATGTAAAAATTGTAGTTCTTGATGAGGTTACTTCTTATTCTGATATTGAAAATGAAAAGAAAATTCAAGATGCACTTAAAAACTTGTTAAAGAATAAAACTGCTATCATAATTGCTCACAGACTTTATACTATAAAAAATGTAGACAAAATTGTGGTTTTAGATGAAGGTAGAATTGTAGAACAAGGAAAACATGAAGACTTGATAAATAGAAATGGTCTTTATAATAGGCTTTGGAATATCGGGATGGAGGGATAA
- the isdE gene encoding heme ABC transporter substrate-binding protein IsdE translates to MKRKLILFLCLALILTGVTGCKSNEVKTEANSSETQEESKVSEETTKAYPERTIGGTVAVVEMLDLLGVEMIGVPESRYPLPESCKDAEKIGKPMNPDIEIIKSLNPDMFISVSSLQADLEKKLENSNIQSVFIENDSYDNILSSMKRLGEIYGKEKEAQEFIDEVNSKVQEILKNTKEGEKPRVMILFGSPKSIMLATKKSFVGSLVKEIGAVNIADEIGDFEDSYVSLSMEDVLKLQPDVILRLTHANPKDSKKMFEKEFSENQIWQKFEAVKNDNVYDLDNKYFGVSGNIRIVGAVEELSKILYETN, encoded by the coding sequence ATGAAAAGAAAATTAATTTTATTTTTGTGTTTAGCTTTAATTTTAACTGGAGTGACAGGTTGCAAGTCTAATGAAGTTAAAACAGAGGCTAATAGTAGTGAAACACAAGAAGAAAGTAAAGTTAGTGAAGAAACTACAAAAGCATATCCTGAAAGAACTATAGGTGGTACTGTTGCAGTTGTGGAGATGTTAGATTTATTGGGAGTTGAAATGATTGGAGTACCTGAAAGTAGGTATCCGTTGCCAGAAAGCTGTAAAGATGCAGAAAAGATAGGTAAACCTATGAATCCAGATATAGAGATAATAAAATCACTAAATCCGGATATGTTCATTTCTGTATCTTCTCTACAAGCAGATTTAGAGAAGAAATTAGAGAATAGTAATATACAATCAGTTTTTATTGAAAATGACTCTTATGATAATATATTAAGTTCAATGAAAAGGTTAGGAGAAATATATGGTAAAGAAAAAGAAGCTCAAGAGTTTATAGATGAAGTAAATTCAAAGGTACAAGAAATATTAAAAAATACAAAAGAAGGAGAAAAGCCAAGGGTTATGATTTTATTTGGTTCTCCAAAGAGCATTATGCTTGCAACAAAAAAGTCTTTTGTTGGAAGTTTGGTTAAGGAAATTGGAGCAGTAAATATAGCTGATGAAATAGGAGATTTTGAAGATTCATATGTTTCTCTAAGCATGGAAGATGTTTTGAAGTTACAACCTGATGTGATTCTTAGATTAACTCATGCAAATCCAAAAGATAGTAAGAAAATGTTTGAAAAGGAATTTTCAGAAAATCAAATATGGCAGAAGTTCGAAGCTGTAAAAAATGATAATGTTTATGATTTAGATAATAAATATTTTGGTGTTTCAGGAAATATAAGAATCGTAGGTGCGGTTGAAGAATTATCAAAAATATTATATGAAACGAATTAA
- a CDS encoding MptD family putative ECF transporter S component: MDKKLKVKDFVFLGIISALYTVLYVIVTMAISPLGGFGHAISPGIFAIIGGTVIVFISKKLGKMWQFTILTIINMALMSLMGGGYLPWFITTTGTAIIADLICRKDDYKNMKKVGIGYGLMSVGQAWGAIIPSWFFLEQYKATWISRGQTPEAMNEYIKYTEGIMGVWATLICFVLGIIGVYIGSKILSKHFNAEED; the protein is encoded by the coding sequence ATGGATAAAAAATTAAAGGTAAAGGATTTTGTATTTTTAGGAATTATCAGTGCATTGTATACTGTGCTTTACGTTATTGTAACAATGGCCATTTCACCATTAGGTGGTTTTGGACATGCAATTTCACCAGGAATATTTGCAATTATCGGTGGAACAGTTATAGTTTTCATATCAAAGAAATTAGGAAAGATGTGGCAATTTACAATTCTAACTATCATTAATATGGCACTGATGTCACTGATGGGTGGTGGATATTTACCTTGGTTTATTACTACTACAGGTACGGCGATAATTGCAGATTTAATATGTAGAAAAGATGACTATAAAAATATGAAAAAAGTTGGAATAGGCTATGGTCTTATGTCAGTTGGTCAGGCTTGGGGTGCTATTATTCCATCATGGTTTTTTTTAGAACAATATAAGGCTACTTGGATATCAAGAGGACAAACTCCGGAAGCTATGAATGAATATATTAAGTACACAGAAGGAATTATGGGAGTTTGGGCAACTCTTATATGTTTTGTATTGGGGATAATAGGTGTATATATTGGGAGCAAGATTTTGTCAAAGCATTTTAATGCTGAGGAGGATTAA